In the genome of Paludisphaera rhizosphaerae, one region contains:
- a CDS encoding ATP-binding protein: protein MASLFVIQGADQGKRFEFQSSAVGLGRDASNPIRLHDTEVSRRHAEIRLEDDVFRIVDLGSANGTFINGHLVDQAPLRSGDRLQLGQTVMLYNEGVLDSRRDLTTRVDLLSKSSPEDRSAILRSIPSDEGSRVLQQPDGAAGWLRERLMNLSVMYRATQAVSNILDVDSLLPQVLELVFESIGADRGAILLRDESGALVPKAVRWRIPADAEERMTISSTITDYVLEQGQGVITSDAPGDKRFGPAESIMDFRIREAICVPVQGRHTTLGVLYADIQSDGSALIPVGKPGRRGKFSQDHLMLMVAIGHQAGLAIENTTFYNDKIQAERLAAVGQTIATLSHHIKNILQGVRGGSYLIDLGLNEKDESIVRRGWTIVEKNQTKIYNLVMDMLSFSKDREPALEPTDLNETVGDVVELMQSRAAEFEVKLDWAPCEALPKIWVDPDGIHRAVLNVVTNAIDAAEGANQPRVAVSIENAADTGVVRIRVQDNGKGIAEDDIAGIFQIFASSKGSRGTGLGLPVSQKIVREHGGTIQVTSQLGRGSTFTIELPALRRPEPKDEDLPMDEDEPGGD from the coding sequence GTGGCCTCCTTGTTCGTCATCCAGGGGGCCGATCAGGGCAAGCGGTTCGAGTTCCAGTCCAGCGCCGTGGGGCTGGGCCGGGACGCCTCGAACCCGATCCGCCTGCACGACACCGAGGTCTCGCGCCGGCACGCGGAGATCCGGCTGGAGGACGACGTCTTCCGGATCGTCGACCTGGGGTCGGCCAACGGCACGTTCATCAACGGCCACCTGGTCGATCAGGCCCCCCTGCGCTCCGGGGACCGGCTGCAGCTCGGCCAGACGGTCATGCTCTACAATGAGGGCGTGCTCGACAGCCGGCGCGACCTGACGACGCGGGTCGACCTGCTGAGCAAGAGCAGCCCGGAGGACCGCTCGGCCATCCTCCGCAGCATCCCCTCCGACGAGGGTTCGCGGGTCCTTCAGCAGCCCGACGGCGCTGCGGGATGGCTCCGCGAGCGGCTGATGAACCTCTCGGTGATGTACCGAGCCACGCAGGCCGTCAGCAATATCCTGGACGTGGACTCGCTGCTGCCGCAGGTGCTGGAGCTGGTCTTCGAGTCGATCGGCGCCGACCGGGGCGCGATCCTGCTGCGTGATGAATCCGGAGCGCTCGTCCCCAAGGCCGTCCGCTGGCGGATCCCGGCCGACGCCGAGGAGCGGATGACGATCTCCAGCACGATCACCGACTACGTGCTGGAGCAAGGGCAGGGGGTCATCACGTCCGACGCCCCCGGCGACAAGCGGTTCGGCCCGGCCGAATCGATCATGGACTTCCGCATCCGGGAGGCCATCTGCGTCCCCGTCCAGGGCCGCCACACCACGCTGGGCGTCCTCTACGCCGACATCCAGTCCGACGGCTCCGCCCTCATCCCCGTGGGCAAGCCGGGGCGTCGCGGGAAGTTCTCGCAGGACCACCTGATGCTGATGGTCGCCATCGGCCACCAGGCCGGGCTGGCCATCGAGAACACCACCTTCTACAACGACAAGATCCAGGCCGAACGCCTGGCCGCCGTCGGACAAACGATCGCCACGCTCTCGCACCACATCAAGAACATCCTTCAAGGCGTGCGCGGGGGGAGCTACCTGATCGACCTGGGCCTCAACGAGAAGGACGAGTCGATCGTGCGCCGGGGCTGGACGATCGTCGAGAAGAACCAAACGAAGATCTACAACCTCGTCATGGACATGCTCTCGTTCAGCAAGGACCGCGAGCCCGCCCTGGAGCCGACCGACCTGAACGAGACCGTCGGCGACGTCGTGGAGCTGATGCAGTCACGCGCCGCGGAGTTCGAGGTGAAGCTCGACTGGGCCCCCTGCGAGGCTCTCCCCAAGATCTGGGTCGACCCGGACGGCATCCACCGCGCCGTGCTGAACGTGGTGACCAACGCGATCGACGCCGCCGAAGGAGCGAACCAGCCCCGAGTGGCCGTCTCGATCGAGAACGCCGCCGACACGGGCGTGGTCCGCATCCGCGTGCAGGACAACGGCAAGGGGATCGCCGAGGACGATATCGCGGGCATCTTCCAGATCTTCGCCAGCAGCAAGGGCTCGCGCGGGACCGGCCTGGGCCTGCCGGTCTCGCAGAAGATCGTCCGCGAGCACGGCGGGACGATCCAGGTGACGTCCCAGCTGGGCCGAGGCTCCACCTTCACCATCGAACTCCCCGCCCTCCGCCGCCCGGAGCCGAAGGATGAGGATTTGCCGATGGACGAAGACGAGCCAGGCGGCGATTGA
- a CDS encoding MlaD family protein: MRASMGRWRLLANVGFAAVVLAVAGFGLFQVAHRRWQVQPTFHVRAQFDSVVGVEPGHRVRFQGIDAGLVEKVVPPARPGDPVELVLRIDENLHRLVREDTTARIALEGMIGARVVDLKPGLPDAPPAAEGSLIRSEPPADLADLMAKAGESLRRFDATAEQARQGLEHLAALSAEVREGKGSLGKLIKDDAVYNDLIALTHKGEKAVADLDENMLAVKQTWPISRYFDARSYYERDRVLYRPGSRKESRMLPASDLFEPGGALLTPLGKTRLDEVARWSQATGRKQAEVVVAAFTDPSDDPDKADVLTQEQADAVRKYLIDAHSLASAGWFRSRKVAAVGFGGHSPTTVAAAAEPAPSRRVEIILFTPQA; the protein is encoded by the coding sequence ATGAGGGCGAGCATGGGGCGGTGGCGGCTGCTGGCGAACGTCGGGTTTGCGGCGGTCGTGCTGGCAGTCGCTGGGTTCGGGCTGTTCCAGGTGGCGCATCGTCGTTGGCAGGTGCAGCCGACGTTCCACGTTCGCGCCCAGTTCGACAGCGTCGTCGGCGTGGAGCCCGGGCATCGCGTCAGGTTCCAGGGCATCGACGCCGGGCTCGTGGAGAAGGTTGTGCCGCCGGCCCGGCCGGGGGACCCCGTCGAACTCGTGCTCCGGATCGACGAGAACCTGCACCGGCTTGTCCGCGAGGATACGACGGCCCGAATCGCTCTGGAGGGGATGATCGGGGCCCGCGTCGTCGACCTGAAGCCCGGCCTCCCGGACGCCCCCCCCGCCGCCGAGGGGTCGCTGATCCGATCGGAGCCTCCCGCCGACCTCGCCGACCTCATGGCGAAGGCCGGCGAATCCCTGCGCCGGTTCGACGCCACCGCCGAACAGGCCCGCCAGGGGCTGGAACACCTCGCCGCACTCTCGGCGGAGGTCCGCGAGGGGAAGGGGAGCCTGGGCAAACTGATCAAGGACGACGCCGTTTACAACGACCTGATCGCTCTGACCCACAAGGGAGAGAAGGCCGTCGCCGATCTGGATGAGAACATGCTGGCCGTGAAGCAGACCTGGCCGATCTCACGGTACTTCGACGCCCGCTCGTATTATGAGCGCGACCGCGTGCTCTATCGCCCGGGCTCGCGCAAGGAGAGTCGCATGCTGCCCGCGTCCGACCTGTTCGAGCCCGGCGGTGCGCTCCTGACCCCTCTGGGAAAGACCCGGCTGGACGAGGTGGCCCGCTGGTCGCAGGCGACCGGGCGCAAGCAGGCCGAGGTCGTCGTCGCCGCCTTCACCGACCCGTCCGACGATCCCGACAAGGCCGACGTCCTCACCCAGGAACAGGCCGACGCCGTCCGCAAATACTTGATCGACGCCCACAGCCTGGCCTCCGCCGGCTGGTTCCGCAGTCGCAAGGTCGCCGCCGTCGGCTTCGGCGGCCACTCCCCGACGACCGTCGCCGCTGCGGCCGAGCCCGCCCCCTCCCGCCGCGTGGAGATCATTCTCTTCACGCCCCAGGCCTGA